One Actinomadura viridis genomic region harbors:
- a CDS encoding O-antigen ligase family protein, which yields MTAAGRRSRTVLAVLAGLVVAVAAPAGAYAVVRYPAIIIPLLIITPFATLLLWRREAAVLLIIPIVLLGAGIGAGSSPALAAVAMVAAVAGVQIAVRALPLRAAHLWIGLLAALLAVSYAAPALPLTPLTDRRPDLVGLLAGLALLAACAAAPPRPDRLVRVIALAGAAGAAWTLAAGDHAGDRLQGLGLNPNYAGGVLALALVAAVGLARHTHRLVWLVPAAVCFAAVAETRSRGAFLAAAGGVVLVLVQGRSARFRVLIAVAAAVVAITLPGTLDTAEQIATSGRSSDELSFNSTVRRNAAEFAADVAAAHPFRGIGYGMFPPYAANSPRLGVYIATHNDYLRLAAEAGILALLAFLVLVWLGVKDPRAGDLAVLRAVALAYCVGLLFANPLANLIASAPFWLALGCLLAARPPGPPAVPATPPPVPSGTSSVPSAAPAGGPPPRTGPPSRTSNGHIAPSQGGRTDD from the coding sequence ATGACCGCCGCGGGCCGCCGGTCCCGCACGGTCCTGGCCGTCCTGGCCGGGCTCGTCGTCGCGGTCGCCGCGCCGGCCGGTGCCTATGCGGTGGTGCGATATCCGGCGATCATCATTCCGCTGCTGATCATCACGCCTTTCGCCACGCTCCTCCTGTGGCGGCGGGAAGCGGCCGTTCTTCTGATCATTCCGATCGTTCTCCTCGGCGCGGGGATCGGCGCCGGGTCGTCCCCCGCCCTCGCGGCCGTCGCCATGGTGGCGGCGGTCGCGGGAGTCCAGATCGCCGTCAGGGCCCTCCCCCTCCGCGCGGCCCACCTGTGGATCGGGCTGCTGGCCGCCCTGCTGGCCGTCAGCTACGCCGCGCCCGCGCTCCCCCTGACGCCCCTCACCGACCGCCGGCCCGACCTCGTCGGGCTTCTCGCCGGGCTGGCGCTGCTCGCGGCCTGCGCGGCGGCGCCGCCCCGCCCGGACCGGCTGGTCCGCGTGATCGCGCTGGCCGGGGCGGCCGGCGCCGCGTGGACGCTGGCCGCCGGCGACCACGCGGGGGACCGGCTCCAGGGGCTCGGCCTCAACCCGAACTACGCCGGCGGGGTCCTCGCGCTCGCGCTCGTCGCCGCGGTCGGCCTCGCCCGCCACACGCACCGGCTGGTGTGGCTCGTCCCGGCCGCGGTGTGCTTCGCCGCCGTCGCCGAGACCCGGTCCCGCGGGGCCTTCCTCGCCGCCGCCGGAGGCGTCGTCCTCGTCCTCGTCCAGGGCCGCTCCGCCCGGTTCCGGGTGCTGATCGCGGTCGCCGCCGCGGTGGTCGCCATCACCCTGCCCGGCACCCTGGACACCGCCGAGCAGATCGCGACCAGCGGCCGGTCGTCGGACGAGCTGAGCTTCAACAGCACGGTCCGGCGGAACGCGGCCGAGTTCGCGGCGGACGTGGCGGCCGCGCACCCGTTCCGCGGCATCGGCTACGGGATGTTCCCGCCGTACGCGGCGAACTCCCCGCGGCTCGGCGTCTACATCGCCACCCACAACGACTACCTGCGGCTGGCCGCCGAGGCGGGGATCCTGGCGCTGCTCGCCTTCCTCGTCCTGGTGTGGCTCGGGGTCAAGGACCCGCGCGCCGGCGACCTCGCGGTGCTCCGCGCCGTCGCGCTCGCCTACTGCGTGGGCCTCCTCTTCGCCAACCCCCTGGCGAACCTGATCGCCAGCGCGCCGTTCTGGCTCGCGCTCGGCTGCCTGCTGGCCGCCCGGCCGCCCGGCCCGCCCGCCGTCCCGGCCACCCCTCCGCCCGTCCCGTCCGGCACCTCGTCCGTCCCGTCCGCCGCCCCGGCCGGCGGACCACCTCCCCGCACCGGTCCACCCAGCCGTACATCGAACGGCCACATCGCACCGTCACAGGGAGGCAGAACCGATGATTGA
- a CDS encoding NAD-dependent epimerase/dehydratase family protein, with protein MKIIVTGGAGFIGANLCRELAARPRVRQVVAIDDLSTGSAANLGGLDVRLAEGSILDHDLVEETVAGADAMVHLAARPSVPRSLADPVASHEANASGTVHLLEACRRHRVHMIVASSSSVYGSVRELPKHEDLATRPLSPYGASKLAAESYALAYGASFGLPTLALRFFNVYGPLQPAAHAYAAVIPAFIDAALRGEPVRVHGDGHQTRDFTYVGTVTRVLADAALRTVTCPDPVNLAFGTRISILELIRRLEDVLGMPIAVRHTSPRAGDVRDSQAAADRLRELFPEVAPVPLDVGLARTVEWFRGLPHRPGEPAPGEPVAG; from the coding sequence TTGAAGATCATCGTTACCGGCGGGGCCGGATTCATCGGCGCCAACCTCTGCCGCGAGCTGGCCGCGCGCCCGCGAGTCCGGCAGGTGGTGGCGATCGACGACCTCAGCACCGGGTCGGCCGCCAACCTCGGCGGTCTGGACGTGCGGCTGGCCGAGGGCAGCATCCTCGATCACGACCTCGTCGAGGAGACCGTCGCGGGCGCCGACGCCATGGTGCACCTCGCGGCGCGGCCGTCGGTGCCCCGGTCGCTCGCCGACCCGGTCGCCAGCCACGAGGCCAACGCCAGTGGCACGGTCCATCTCCTGGAGGCGTGCCGCCGGCACCGGGTCCACATGATCGTCGCGTCGTCGTCCTCGGTGTACGGCTCGGTGCGGGAGCTGCCCAAGCACGAGGACCTCGCCACCCGCCCGCTCAGCCCGTACGGGGCCAGCAAGCTGGCCGCGGAGTCCTACGCGCTCGCCTACGGGGCCAGCTTCGGCCTTCCCACTCTCGCCCTGCGCTTCTTCAACGTCTACGGGCCGCTGCAGCCGGCGGCCCACGCCTACGCCGCCGTGATCCCCGCGTTCATCGACGCCGCGCTGCGCGGCGAGCCGGTGCGGGTCCACGGCGACGGGCACCAGACGCGCGACTTCACCTACGTCGGGACGGTCACGCGCGTGCTGGCCGACGCGGCGCTGCGCACGGTCACCTGCCCGGACCCGGTCAACCTCGCGTTCGGCACCCGGATCTCGATCCTGGAGCTGATCCGGCGGCTGGAGGACGTCCTCGGAATGCCGATCGCGGTCCGGCACACGTCCCCGCGGGCCGGGGACGTGCGCGACTCCCAGGCGGCGGCCGACCGCCTCCGCGAACTCTTCCCCGAAGTCGCGCCGGTCCCCCTCGACGTCGGGCTCGCCCGGACCGTGGAGTGGTTCCGCGGCCTTCCACACCGGCCCGGTGAGCCGGCGCCGGGCGAGCCCGTCGCCGGGTGA
- a CDS encoding glycosyltransferase: MARHENPRVDERRAKAPPLAKVCLLIGQLGLGGTEKQVVLLAEGLHRRGVDTTVLVMFGGGPRERMLHDAGVEVIRLGFHTRRDGRGRLPLNAAAFARLVGELRRLRPDVLHAFLYHSYVTAAPAARLAGVPVLVAGRRSLGDFKRGRRLVLAAERVATRMTDLLVANAESVAEDTRRGEGVPPGKLTVVYNGLPDTAFEPAAPAEIVTGAPVLLCVANLKRGKGHRHLLDAVARLGERGRPCTLVLAGDGPARPALEHQAARLGVDVRFLGGRTDVEALLARADVVVLPSLHEGMSNSIMEAMAAGRPVVATDVGGSGELLQGRGVLVPPGDSRALADGLERVLDDPGLAERLGARALDWSRAHLRADTMVERHIDLYTRLLAR, translated from the coding sequence GTGGCTCGTCACGAGAACCCGCGGGTGGACGAGCGCCGCGCGAAGGCGCCGCCGCTCGCCAAGGTGTGCCTGCTCATCGGCCAGCTCGGGCTGGGCGGCACCGAGAAGCAGGTCGTGCTGCTCGCCGAGGGCCTGCACCGGCGCGGCGTGGACACGACCGTGCTGGTCATGTTCGGCGGAGGCCCGCGCGAGCGGATGCTGCACGATGCCGGAGTGGAGGTGATCCGGCTGGGCTTCCACACCCGGAGGGACGGGCGGGGCAGGCTGCCGCTCAACGCCGCCGCGTTCGCCCGGCTGGTGGGCGAGCTGCGCCGCCTGCGGCCGGACGTGCTGCACGCGTTCCTCTACCACAGCTACGTGACCGCGGCCCCGGCCGCGCGCCTGGCCGGTGTGCCGGTGCTGGTGGCCGGACGCCGCAGCCTCGGCGACTTCAAACGCGGGCGGCGGCTGGTCCTGGCGGCCGAGCGCGTCGCGACGCGGATGACCGACCTCCTCGTGGCCAACGCCGAGTCCGTGGCCGAGGACACCCGGCGCGGCGAAGGGGTGCCGCCCGGCAAACTCACCGTCGTCTACAACGGGCTTCCCGACACGGCGTTCGAGCCAGCGGCACCGGCCGAGATCGTCACCGGCGCGCCGGTACTGCTGTGCGTCGCCAACCTCAAGCGCGGGAAGGGCCACCGCCACCTGCTCGACGCCGTGGCCCGGCTCGGTGAACGGGGCCGGCCGTGCACGCTGGTGCTGGCCGGCGACGGCCCGGCCCGGCCCGCGCTGGAGCACCAGGCCGCGCGGCTCGGGGTCGACGTGCGGTTCCTCGGCGGCCGGACCGACGTGGAGGCGCTGCTCGCGCGGGCCGACGTGGTCGTGCTCCCCTCCCTGCACGAGGGCATGAGCAACTCGATCATGGAGGCGATGGCGGCCGGCCGGCCGGTCGTCGCGACCGATGTCGGCGGCAGCGGCGAGCTCCTGCAGGGGCGCGGGGTGCTGGTGCCGCCGGGCGACTCGCGCGCGCTGGCTGACGGGCTGGAACGGGTCCTGGACGACCCGGGGCTCGCCGAGCGCCTCGGGGCCCGCGCCCTCGACTGGAGCCGCGCCCACCTGCGCGCCGACACGATGGTCGAGCGGCACATCGACCTCTACACGCGCCTCCTGGCCCGCTGA
- the asnB gene encoding asparagine synthase (glutamine-hydrolyzing) — MCGIAGTASTGRADPRLIRRMCDAMVHRGPDGSGFHDGEHAALGMRRLAIIDVAGGDQPVYNEDGTVAAVFNGEIYNFGALRGDLVRRGHRFTTSGDSECLVHLYEEYGDDLVHRLRGMFAFAIWDGRRGRLLLARDRVGKKPLYYRANGTSLSFGSELKTLMQDPGIPREVDPVALHHYLTYQYVPAPWSIYGEVRKLPPGHLLVWQDGEFDVRRYWRLDFTPRQVSGEEEAAERLRELLLEATRIRMTSERPLGAFLSGGIDSSAVVAAMAMESSAPVKTFSIGFDERRFDERQYARMVAERYGTDHHELVVSPSVLDVLPTLAWHYDEPFADSSAIPSFYVARMGREHVTVVLNGDGGDECFGGYRRYVAMMRTGRVAVPAALRPSLGRFGTLLTSRSSSRTHLRRAGRVLELLGQPAPRRYARLMSYFTPEQKFELYTDALRERLAGIDSYRLMDDAFAASRAGSDIGRIMDVDVNTYLPGDLLVKMDIATMANSLEARSPFLDHHLMEWAAGLPAGMKIRSGTTKYLLKKAVAEWLPPELIARPKMGFGVPLAAWLRTELYELSWDVLTDRTAAARGLFRPEVVRGLLRQHRAGSDHSARIWALIQFELWHRTFADGGPLRAPDAVPVGGPECQPT, encoded by the coding sequence ATGTGCGGGATAGCGGGCACCGCGTCGACGGGCCGCGCCGACCCGCGGCTCATCCGCCGGATGTGCGACGCGATGGTCCACCGCGGCCCGGACGGCAGCGGCTTCCACGACGGCGAGCACGCCGCCCTCGGCATGCGGCGGCTGGCGATCATCGATGTGGCCGGCGGGGACCAGCCCGTCTACAACGAGGACGGGACCGTCGCCGCCGTCTTCAACGGCGAGATCTACAACTTCGGCGCGCTCCGCGGGGACCTGGTCCGGCGCGGCCACCGCTTCACCACGTCCGGCGACAGCGAATGCCTCGTGCACCTCTACGAGGAGTACGGCGACGACCTGGTGCACCGGCTCCGCGGGATGTTCGCGTTCGCCATCTGGGACGGCAGGCGCGGGCGGCTGCTGCTGGCCCGCGACCGGGTGGGCAAGAAACCGCTCTACTACAGGGCGAACGGCACGTCGCTGTCGTTCGGCTCGGAGCTGAAGACGCTGATGCAGGACCCGGGCATCCCCCGCGAGGTGGACCCGGTGGCCCTGCACCACTACCTGACCTACCAGTACGTCCCCGCCCCCTGGTCCATCTACGGCGAGGTGCGCAAACTCCCGCCGGGCCACCTGCTGGTCTGGCAGGACGGCGAGTTCGACGTCCGCCGCTACTGGCGCCTGGACTTCACGCCGCGCCAGGTGTCCGGCGAGGAGGAGGCCGCCGAGCGGCTGCGCGAGCTGCTCCTGGAGGCCACCCGGATCCGGATGACCAGCGAACGGCCCCTCGGGGCCTTCCTGTCCGGCGGGATCGACTCCTCGGCCGTGGTCGCGGCGATGGCCATGGAGTCGTCCGCGCCGGTGAAGACCTTCAGCATCGGATTCGACGAGCGCCGGTTCGACGAGCGGCAGTACGCGCGGATGGTCGCCGAACGCTACGGCACCGACCACCACGAACTGGTCGTCAGCCCGTCCGTGCTGGACGTGCTTCCCACGCTGGCCTGGCACTACGACGAGCCGTTCGCCGACTCCTCGGCGATCCCCAGCTTCTACGTGGCGCGGATGGGCCGCGAGCACGTGACGGTCGTCCTCAACGGGGACGGCGGCGACGAGTGCTTCGGCGGCTACCGGCGCTACGTGGCCATGATGAGGACGGGCCGAGTGGCGGTGCCCGCGGCCCTGCGGCCCTCCCTCGGCCGGTTCGGGACGCTGCTGACCTCCCGCAGCTCCTCGCGCACCCACCTGCGCCGGGCCGGCCGGGTCCTGGAACTGCTCGGCCAGCCGGCGCCGCGCCGCTACGCGCGCCTGATGTCGTACTTCACGCCCGAGCAGAAGTTCGAGCTCTACACCGACGCGCTGCGCGAGCGGCTGGCCGGGATCGACAGCTACCGGCTCATGGACGACGCGTTCGCCGCCTCCCGCGCCGGCTCCGACATCGGACGCATCATGGACGTCGACGTCAACACCTACCTGCCCGGCGACCTCCTGGTGAAGATGGACATCGCGACGATGGCCAACTCCCTGGAGGCGCGCTCCCCGTTCCTGGACCACCATCTGATGGAGTGGGCCGCCGGGCTCCCCGCCGGAATGAAGATCCGCTCGGGCACGACCAAGTACCTGCTGAAGAAGGCCGTGGCGGAGTGGCTTCCGCCCGAGCTCATCGCCCGCCCGAAGATGGGCTTCGGGGTGCCCCTGGCGGCCTGGCTGCGCACCGAGCTGTACGAGCTGTCGTGGGACGTGCTGACCGACCGGACGGCGGCGGCGCGGGGCCTGTTCCGTCCCGAGGTGGTCCGGGGCCTGCTCCGCCAGCACCGGGCGGGCAGCGACCACAGCGCCCGGATCTGGGCGCTCATCCAGTTCGAGCTGTGGCACCGGACGTTCGCCGACGGCGGTCCCCTCCGGGCGCCCGACGCGGTGCCGGTCGGCGGCCCGGAGTGTCAGCCCACGTGA
- a CDS encoding glycosyltransferase produces MIDDRVDFPADGERLRVMRVIARMNVGGPAMQVAALARGLDAARFDHRIHCGFVGPDEADYVDLCAPEIEVRRVPGLGRSVRPSDDGRALLRLVSAMRAFRPHIVHTHTAKAGALGRTAAVLARVPVRVHTFHGHLLHGYFPPAKTRMVVQAERALARVTDHIVAVGGRVRDDLLAAGIGTPGKYSVVPPGTDLPPLPEREAARRSLGLPADGPVVAYVGRVTRIKRPDRFVEVVRAVAREEPAARFVLCGDGDLVPEVRSAARELGGALRLLGWRADVETVYAAADAVLLTSDNEGMPVSLIEAGLAGLPAVATKVGGVPEVVRDGETGLLAATRAGELAAATLRLLRDEPLRLRLGHAARIRTTERFGAARLVSDIRHLYASIAVERGWWRPSAVGDLVAKD; encoded by the coding sequence ATGATCGACGACCGAGTGGATTTCCCGGCGGACGGCGAGCGCCTCAGGGTGATGCGGGTCATCGCGCGCATGAACGTCGGCGGACCGGCGATGCAGGTCGCCGCCCTGGCGCGCGGCCTGGACGCCGCGCGCTTCGACCACCGGATCCACTGCGGGTTCGTCGGCCCGGACGAGGCCGACTACGTCGACCTGTGCGCGCCGGAGATCGAGGTGCGCCGCGTGCCGGGGCTCGGCCGCTCGGTACGGCCCTCCGACGACGGCCGCGCCCTGCTGCGCCTGGTCTCGGCCATGCGCGCGTTCCGTCCGCACATCGTGCACACCCACACCGCCAAGGCGGGTGCGCTGGGGCGGACGGCCGCCGTGCTGGCCAGGGTGCCGGTGCGCGTCCACACCTTCCACGGGCACCTGCTCCACGGCTACTTCCCGCCGGCCAAGACCCGCATGGTCGTCCAGGCCGAACGGGCCCTCGCCCGGGTCACCGACCACATCGTGGCCGTGGGCGGCCGGGTCCGCGACGATCTGCTGGCGGCGGGCATCGGAACCCCGGGCAAGTACTCCGTGGTTCCGCCGGGCACCGACCTGCCGCCGCTTCCCGAACGGGAGGCGGCCAGGCGTTCGCTCGGGCTGCCCGCGGACGGGCCCGTCGTCGCGTACGTGGGACGGGTCACGCGGATCAAGCGGCCGGACCGGTTCGTGGAGGTCGTGCGCGCCGTCGCCCGCGAGGAGCCGGCGGCGCGGTTCGTGCTCTGCGGCGACGGCGACCTCGTTCCCGAGGTGCGGTCCGCGGCCCGGGAGCTGGGCGGCGCGCTGCGCCTGCTCGGCTGGCGGGCCGATGTGGAGACCGTCTACGCGGCGGCGGACGCCGTCCTGCTCACCTCGGACAACGAGGGCATGCCCGTCTCGCTGATCGAGGCCGGGCTCGCCGGGCTGCCGGCGGTCGCCACGAAGGTGGGCGGCGTGCCGGAGGTCGTCCGGGACGGCGAGACCGGGCTGCTGGCCGCGACCCGCGCGGGCGAACTGGCCGCCGCCACCCTGCGGCTCCTCCGGGACGAGCCGCTGCGCCTGCGGCTGGGCCACGCCGCCCGGATCCGGACCACGGAACGGTTCGGTGCCGCCCGGCTGGTCTCGGACATCCGTCACCTCTATGCGTCGATCGCCGTGGAACGGGGCTGGTGGCGCCCGTCCGCGGTCGGCGACCTCGTAGCGAAGGACTGA
- a CDS encoding class I SAM-dependent methyltransferase, which yields MIDSRAEIRAGDRFAFGSNWRAFIDLVDESRIEAAVGSLVKALGTRDLAGRSFLDAGCGSGLFSLAASRLGARVRSFDFDPDSVAATLELRDRFAPDADWSVETGSILDEPFVKGLGLFDIVYSWGVLHHTGDLWRAVDAAAGLVAPGGLLYISIYNDQGLESRVWRRVKHRYNKSGPVARGVLVAASAAYIGRRRPARKALEILRKDGLPARPPRVRGMSAKHDLVDWVGGYPFEVARPEEVFTFLRDRGFTLCHLTTCGGGLGCNEYVFQRAEG from the coding sequence ATGATTGACAGCAGGGCAGAGATCCGCGCCGGAGACCGGTTCGCGTTCGGCAGCAACTGGCGCGCCTTCATCGACCTGGTCGACGAGTCCCGGATCGAGGCCGCGGTCGGATCGCTGGTGAAGGCGCTGGGCACGCGGGACCTGGCGGGACGCTCGTTCCTGGACGCGGGGTGCGGGAGCGGGCTGTTCTCCCTGGCCGCCTCCCGGCTCGGAGCCCGCGTCCGCTCGTTCGACTTCGACCCGGACTCGGTCGCGGCCACGCTGGAACTGCGCGACCGTTTCGCCCCGGACGCCGACTGGAGCGTGGAGACCGGCTCCATCCTCGACGAGCCGTTCGTCAAGGGGCTGGGCCTGTTCGACATCGTCTACTCGTGGGGCGTGCTGCACCACACCGGCGACCTGTGGAGGGCGGTGGACGCCGCCGCCGGCCTGGTCGCTCCCGGGGGGCTCCTGTACATCTCCATCTACAACGATCAGGGGCTGGAAAGCCGCGTGTGGCGGCGGGTCAAACACCGGTACAACAAGTCCGGCCCCGTGGCACGGGGCGTCCTGGTGGCGGCGAGCGCCGCGTACATCGGCCGCCGCCGCCCCGCGCGGAAGGCGCTGGAGATCCTGCGCAAGGACGGGTTGCCGGCGCGCCCGCCCCGGGTCCGCGGCATGTCGGCCAAGCACGATCTCGTCGACTGGGTGGGGGGCTACCCGTTCGAGGTGGCCCGGCCCGAGGAGGTGTTCACGTTCCTGCGCGACCGCGGGTTCACGCTGTGCCACCTCACCACCTGCGGTGGCGGGCTCGGCTGCAACGAATACGTCTTCCAGCGCGCGGAGGGATAG